One Paralichthys olivaceus isolate ysfri-2021 chromosome 8, ASM2471397v2, whole genome shotgun sequence genomic region harbors:
- the LOC109627572 gene encoding aly/REF export factor 2-like: MSDKMNMSLDDIIKMNKKGGSGRGGGSSGPGASSGRAGGSSRQTRGRQSNFNRERNNRPAPYTRPRELPDKWQHDMFEDHVGGRRAPSSGRDRSVESNGKLLVSNLDFGVSESDIKELFAEFGPLQKTSVHYDRSGRSKGTADVHFENKADAQKAMKHYNGVPLDGRPMKIQQLTSEVDEHRPSTQSSNRGFDRSRLGQPKFERRDRGEKRQGGGGGGGGGGFRGRGRGGGGGNRPQLSAEELDAQLDAYNAKFQMDTS; this comes from the exons ATGTCGGACAAGATGAACATGTCTCTGGACGACATTATCAAGATGAACAAGAAAGGAGGCAGCGGCCGCGGCGGAGGATCGTCTGGGCCCGGTGCGAGTTCAGGTCGGGCCGGTGGCTCGTCGAGGCAAACGCGGGGTCGACAGAGTAACTTCAACCGTGAGAGGAACAACAGGCCCGCACCGTACACCAGG CCCAGAGAGTTACCAGATAAATGGCAGCATGACATGTTTGAGGATCATGTCGGCGGACGCAGGGCACCGAGCTCCGGACGTGACAGGAGTGTAGAGAGTAACGGCAAACTGCTGGTCTCCAATCTTGACTTTGGTGTCTCCGAATCAGATATTAAG GAGCTGTTTGCAGAGTTTGGTCCATTACAGAAAACATCTGTTCACTATGATCGGTCTGGCCGCAGTAAAGGAACGGCAGATGTTCACTTTGAAAATAAGGCAGATGCACAAAAAGCCATGAAGCACTACAATGGTGTCCCACTTGATG GCCGTCCCATGAAAATCCAGCAATTGACGTCAGAGGTCGATGAACATAGACCGTCAACACAAAG TTCCAACAGAGGTTTTGACCGGAGCAGACTCGGTCAACCCAAGTTTGAAAGGAGGGACCGAGGTGAAAAGAGGCAaggcggcggtggtggtggtggcggtggtggttTCCGAGGGCgtggaagaggaggtggaggtggaaacAGACCCCAGCTTTCTGCAGAGGAGTTGGATGCCCAGCTGGATGCTTACAATGCCAAG ttTCAGATGGACACCAGTTAG
- the ppp1r12c gene encoding protein phosphatase 1 regulatory subunit 12C isoform X2, which translates to MGDSARTKRREQLKRWAGSCTDKASAVPRRRWRGDAEEGAGEPEAELSDPPREQPDSVVSEEVSPLLKRRKSVRFDRAAEFLAACASGDTEEAQVMLEDAKDTKGTNREEVVEIINCSNADGITALHQACIDGSMEIVTFLLEQGANVNQVDSEGWTPLHVAASCGYSDIADFLLQQGASLSAVNCDGDVPLDIALDETTESLLQDYTLRQGVDLEAAKRLEEEQIMKDARTWLTEGPPADVRHLKTGATPLHVAAAKGYLEALKILCQCGLDVSAMDFDGWTPLHAAAHWGQDEACRILAEQLCNMEIRSNAGQTPFDVADESVEELLEELLQKQANWRNEQSILDRQNQQGSATANAQNRRRRSSVCRMSSKDKMNVQDQSKERGVSGDLELNEEKESSPESSTVSSPDTESVTTSTVSPADKTPEEKDDEEKEQDKANRTARVQPTPQTRDAAAESPNTPNADRRKFQAPVRDEESESQRKARSRLMRQSRRSTQGVTLTDLKEAEKTVAKAADPVPRNIQPVSPIVTITPAERDTDPVKQVETEGEKRLGVKDRRRGRKERRSTGIVQPGGENDDEDAHLDDTNNFTTSNESPLEDLSADYRTLYFKVLQENLALKDKLQEMDLLLSQNKVELERLRQSQESSTDRPALLELERFEKLALQRKAVELEDELKVLGDLRADNQRLKDENAALIRVISKLSR; encoded by the exons ATGGGGGACTCAGCGAGAACCAAGCGGCGGGAGCAGCTGAAGCGCTGGGCCGGCTCCTGCACGGACAAAGCGTCGGCCGTGCCCCGGCGGAGGTGGCGGGGCGATGCCGAGGAAGGAGCAGGGGAGCCGGAGGCCGAGCTGAGCGACCCCCCGAGGGAGCAGCCGGATTCTGTGGTCTCGGAAGAAGTCAGCCCCCTCCTCAAACGACG GAAAAGTGTGAGGTTTGACAGGGCTGCAGAGTTCCTTGCTGCCTGCGCCAGCGGGGACACGGAGGAGGCTCAGGTGATGCTGGAGGACGCCAAAGACACCAAAGGGACAAACAGGGAAGAGGTGGTAGAAATTATCAATTGTTCTAACGCTGATGGAATCACAGCTCTGCACCAG GCCTGCATAGATGGCAGCATGGAGATAGTGACCTTCCTTCTGGAGCAAGGTGCCAATGTGAACCAGGTTGACAGTGAGGGATGGACGCCACTGCATGTTGCCGCCTCCTGCGGCTACTCTGATATTGCAGA tttCCTTTTGCAGCAAGGAGCATCTCTCTCTGCCGTGAACTGTGACGGTGATGTTCCTCTCGACATTGCTTTGGATGAGACCACTGAGTCCCTTCTTCAGGATTACACTCTGAGACAAG GTGTGGACTTGGAGGCAGCTAAGCGGCTGGAGGAAGAACAGATCATGAAAGATGCCAGAACCTGGCTAACTGAGGGCCCACCTGCCGATGTGCGACATCTCAAGACTGGGGCCACCCCGCTGCATGTGGCTGCAGCCAAAGGCTACCTGGAGGCTCTCAA GATACTGTGTCAGTGTGGGCTGGATGTGTCAGCTATGGACTTTGACGGTTGGACACCCCTCCATGCAGCAGCACACTGGGGCCAGGACGAGGCCTGTCGCATTCTGGCTGAACAGCTGTGCAATATGGAAATCCGCAGCAATGCG GGTCAGACGCCATTTGATGTTGCTGATGAAAGTgttgaggagctgctggaggagttACTACAGAAACAAGCCaat TGGCGTAATGAACAGTCCATACTAGATAGGCAAAACCAGCAAGGCTCTGCCACTGCAAATGCACAAAACAGACGGCGGAG GAGCTCAGTGTGCAGGATGAGCAGTAAAGACAAGATGAACGTGCAGGACCAGTCTAAAGAGAGGGGTGTCTCTGGAGACCTGGAGCTTAACgaggagaaagagagcagcCCTG AAAGTTCCACAGTGTCCAGTCCAGACACAGAAAGTGTGACCACATCTACAGTCAGCCCTGCTGATAAG ACACCAGAGGAAAAGGAtgatgaggagaaggagcaggacaAGGCGAACCGTACAGCAAGAGTTCAACCCACACCTCAGACGAGGGACGCTGCCGCTGAGAGTCCCAACACCCCCAACGCTGACAGGCGCAA GTTCCAGGCTCCAGTCAGAGACGAGGAGTCTGAATCTCAGAGGAAAGCTCGCTCTCGACTCATGCGTCAGTCTCGCCGCTCCACACAG GGTGTGACTCTGACAGACCTGAAAGAAGCAGAGAAGACTGTGGCTAAAGCTGCAGATCCAGTGCCTCGTAACATCCAGCCTGTCAGCCCCATCGTCACCATCACTCCTGCTGAAAGAG ACACAGACCCAGTAAAGCAGgtggagacagaaggagagaagcGTCTGGGAGTGAAGgacaggagaagagggaggaaggagaggcgCTCCACTGGCATCGTCCAGCCGGGAGGAGAA aatgaCGATGAGGATGCTCATCTGGATGATACAAACAATTTTACCACTTCCAA TGAGAGTCCACTGGAAGACTTGTCCGCTGACTACAGAACG CTGTACTTTAAGGTACTGCAGGAGAACCTGGCTCTGAAGGAcaagctgcaggagatggaTCTGCTGCTCAGCCAAAACAAAGTGGAGCTGGAGAGACTCCGACAG AGCCAagagagcagcacagacagaccGGCCCTGCTGGAGTTGGAGAGATTT GAGAAGTTGGCCCTCCAGAGGAAagcagtggagctggaggatgaGCTGAAG GTTCTGGGGGACCTCAGAGCAGACAACCAGAGGCTCAAGGACGAGAACGCCGCCCTCATTCGAGTCATCAGCAAACTGTCAAGATGA
- the LOC109627311 gene encoding rho GDP-dissociation inhibitor 1-like, with amino-acid sequence MAEDEVTPEQLAAIAAENEEPEPVNYKPPAQKTVQEIHELDKDDESLRKYKEALLGAGVTVADPGVPNVQVIRMSLMCESAPDPLVLDLQGDLESFKKQAFVLKEGVEYKIKISFKVNREIVSGLKYVQQTYRKGMKIDKSDYMVGSYGPRPNEYDFLTTVEEAPKGTMARGNYAIKSKFTDDDKHDHLSWEWNLNIKKDWKD; translated from the exons ATGGCTGAGGATGAGGTGACTCCAGAGCAGCTAGCAGCCATTGCCGCCGAAAATGAGGAGCCTGAGCCGGTGAACTACAAGCCACCAGCCCAAAAGACGGTGCAAGAGATTCACGAGCTGGATAAGGATGATGAGAGCCTACGCAAATATAAGGAAGCCCTGCTCGGCGCTGGGGTCACTGTGGCTG ACCCCGGTGTCCCCAATGTCCAAGTGATCAGGATGTCTCTGATGTGTGAAAGCGCTCCAGACCCCCTGGTCCTGGACCTGCAAG GAGACCTGGAATCCTTTAAGAAGCAGGCCTTTGTCCTAAAGGAGGGAGtcgaatataaaataaagatcaGCTTTAAg gtgaACAGGGAGATTGTTTCGGGTCTGAAGTATGTGCAGCAAACATACAGGAAAGGAATGAAGA TTGATAAATCAGACTACATGGTTGGCAGCTACGGGCCTCGTCCCAATGAATACGACTTCCTGACCACGGTGGAGGAGGCTCCTAAAGGCACGATGGCCCGCGGCAACTACGCCATCAAATCCAAGTTCACTGACGATGACAAGCACGACCACCTGTCCTGGGAGTGGAACCTCAACATCAAGAAAGACTGGAAAGACTAA
- the ppp1r12c gene encoding protein phosphatase 1 regulatory subunit 12C isoform X3 has translation MGDSARTKRREQLKRWAGSCTDKASAVPRRRWRGDAEEGAGEPEAELSDPPREQPDSVVSEEVSPLLKRRKSVRFDRAAEFLAACASGDTEEAQVMLEDAKDTKGTNREEVVEIINCSNADGITALHQACIDGSMEIVTFLLEQGANVNQVDSEGWTPLHVAASCGYSDIADFLLQQGASLSAVNCDGDVPLDIALDETTESLLQDYTLRQGVDLEAAKRLEEEQIMKDARTWLTEGPPADVRHLKTGATPLHVAAAKGYLEALKILCQCGLDVSAMDFDGWTPLHAAAHWGQDEACRILAEQLCNMEIRSNAGQTPFDVADESVEELLEELLQKQANWRNEQSILDRQNQQGSATANAQNRRRRSSVCRMSSKDKMNVQDQSKERGVSGDLELNEEKESSPESSTVSSPDTESVTTSTVSPADKTPEEKDDEEKEQDKANRTARVQPTPQTRDAAAESPNTPNADRRKFQAPVRDEESESQRKARSRLMRQSRRSTQGVTLTDLKEAEKTVAKAADPVPRNIQPVSPIVTITPAERDTDPVKQVETEGEKRLGVKDRRRGRKERRSTGIVQPGGENDDEDAHLDDTNNFTTSNESPLEDLSADYRTLYFKVLQENLALKDKLQEMDLLLSQNKVELERLRQEKLALQRKAVELEDELKVLGDLRADNQRLKDENAALIRVISKLSR, from the exons ATGGGGGACTCAGCGAGAACCAAGCGGCGGGAGCAGCTGAAGCGCTGGGCCGGCTCCTGCACGGACAAAGCGTCGGCCGTGCCCCGGCGGAGGTGGCGGGGCGATGCCGAGGAAGGAGCAGGGGAGCCGGAGGCCGAGCTGAGCGACCCCCCGAGGGAGCAGCCGGATTCTGTGGTCTCGGAAGAAGTCAGCCCCCTCCTCAAACGACG GAAAAGTGTGAGGTTTGACAGGGCTGCAGAGTTCCTTGCTGCCTGCGCCAGCGGGGACACGGAGGAGGCTCAGGTGATGCTGGAGGACGCCAAAGACACCAAAGGGACAAACAGGGAAGAGGTGGTAGAAATTATCAATTGTTCTAACGCTGATGGAATCACAGCTCTGCACCAG GCCTGCATAGATGGCAGCATGGAGATAGTGACCTTCCTTCTGGAGCAAGGTGCCAATGTGAACCAGGTTGACAGTGAGGGATGGACGCCACTGCATGTTGCCGCCTCCTGCGGCTACTCTGATATTGCAGA tttCCTTTTGCAGCAAGGAGCATCTCTCTCTGCCGTGAACTGTGACGGTGATGTTCCTCTCGACATTGCTTTGGATGAGACCACTGAGTCCCTTCTTCAGGATTACACTCTGAGACAAG GTGTGGACTTGGAGGCAGCTAAGCGGCTGGAGGAAGAACAGATCATGAAAGATGCCAGAACCTGGCTAACTGAGGGCCCACCTGCCGATGTGCGACATCTCAAGACTGGGGCCACCCCGCTGCATGTGGCTGCAGCCAAAGGCTACCTGGAGGCTCTCAA GATACTGTGTCAGTGTGGGCTGGATGTGTCAGCTATGGACTTTGACGGTTGGACACCCCTCCATGCAGCAGCACACTGGGGCCAGGACGAGGCCTGTCGCATTCTGGCTGAACAGCTGTGCAATATGGAAATCCGCAGCAATGCG GGTCAGACGCCATTTGATGTTGCTGATGAAAGTgttgaggagctgctggaggagttACTACAGAAACAAGCCaat TGGCGTAATGAACAGTCCATACTAGATAGGCAAAACCAGCAAGGCTCTGCCACTGCAAATGCACAAAACAGACGGCGGAG GAGCTCAGTGTGCAGGATGAGCAGTAAAGACAAGATGAACGTGCAGGACCAGTCTAAAGAGAGGGGTGTCTCTGGAGACCTGGAGCTTAACgaggagaaagagagcagcCCTG AAAGTTCCACAGTGTCCAGTCCAGACACAGAAAGTGTGACCACATCTACAGTCAGCCCTGCTGATAAG ACACCAGAGGAAAAGGAtgatgaggagaaggagcaggacaAGGCGAACCGTACAGCAAGAGTTCAACCCACACCTCAGACGAGGGACGCTGCCGCTGAGAGTCCCAACACCCCCAACGCTGACAGGCGCAA GTTCCAGGCTCCAGTCAGAGACGAGGAGTCTGAATCTCAGAGGAAAGCTCGCTCTCGACTCATGCGTCAGTCTCGCCGCTCCACACAG GGTGTGACTCTGACAGACCTGAAAGAAGCAGAGAAGACTGTGGCTAAAGCTGCAGATCCAGTGCCTCGTAACATCCAGCCTGTCAGCCCCATCGTCACCATCACTCCTGCTGAAAGAG ACACAGACCCAGTAAAGCAGgtggagacagaaggagagaagcGTCTGGGAGTGAAGgacaggagaagagggaggaaggagaggcgCTCCACTGGCATCGTCCAGCCGGGAGGAGAA aatgaCGATGAGGATGCTCATCTGGATGATACAAACAATTTTACCACTTCCAA TGAGAGTCCACTGGAAGACTTGTCCGCTGACTACAGAACG CTGTACTTTAAGGTACTGCAGGAGAACCTGGCTCTGAAGGAcaagctgcaggagatggaTCTGCTGCTCAGCCAAAACAAAGTGGAGCTGGAGAGACTCCGACAG GAGAAGTTGGCCCTCCAGAGGAAagcagtggagctggaggatgaGCTGAAG GTTCTGGGGGACCTCAGAGCAGACAACCAGAGGCTCAAGGACGAGAACGCCGCCCTCATTCGAGTCATCAGCAAACTGTCAAGATGA
- the ppp1r12c gene encoding protein phosphatase 1 regulatory subunit 12C isoform X1, with product MGDSARTKRREQLKRWAGSCTDKASAVPRRRWRGDAEEGAGEPEAELSDPPREQPDSVVSEEVSPLLKRRKSVRFDRAAEFLAACASGDTEEAQVMLEDAKDTKGTNREEVVEIINCSNADGITALHQACIDGSMEIVTFLLEQGANVNQVDSEGWTPLHVAASCGYSDIADFLLQQGASLSAVNCDGDVPLDIALDETTESLLQDYTLRQGVDLEAAKRLEEEQIMKDARTWLTEGPPADVRHLKTGATPLHVAAAKGYLEALKILCQCGLDVSAMDFDGWTPLHAAAHWGQDEACRILAEQLCNMEIRSNAGQTPFDVADESVEELLEELLQKQANWRNEQSILDRQNQQGSATANAQNRRRRSSVCRMSSKDKMNVQDQSKERGVSGDLELNEEKESSPESSTVSSPDTESVTTSTVSPADKTPEEKDDEEKEQDKANRTARVQPTPQTRDAAAESPNTPNADRRKFQAPVRDEESESQRKARSRLMRQSRRSTQGVTLTDLKEAEKTVAKAADPVPRNIQPVSPIVTITPAERDTDPVKQVETEGEKRLGVKDRRRGRKERRSTGIVQPGGENDDEDAHLDDTNNFTTSNESPLEDLSADYRTLYFKVLQENLALKDKLQEMDLLLSQNKVELERLRQVRQSQESSTDRPALLELERFEKLALQRKAVELEDELKVLGDLRADNQRLKDENAALIRVISKLSR from the exons ATGGGGGACTCAGCGAGAACCAAGCGGCGGGAGCAGCTGAAGCGCTGGGCCGGCTCCTGCACGGACAAAGCGTCGGCCGTGCCCCGGCGGAGGTGGCGGGGCGATGCCGAGGAAGGAGCAGGGGAGCCGGAGGCCGAGCTGAGCGACCCCCCGAGGGAGCAGCCGGATTCTGTGGTCTCGGAAGAAGTCAGCCCCCTCCTCAAACGACG GAAAAGTGTGAGGTTTGACAGGGCTGCAGAGTTCCTTGCTGCCTGCGCCAGCGGGGACACGGAGGAGGCTCAGGTGATGCTGGAGGACGCCAAAGACACCAAAGGGACAAACAGGGAAGAGGTGGTAGAAATTATCAATTGTTCTAACGCTGATGGAATCACAGCTCTGCACCAG GCCTGCATAGATGGCAGCATGGAGATAGTGACCTTCCTTCTGGAGCAAGGTGCCAATGTGAACCAGGTTGACAGTGAGGGATGGACGCCACTGCATGTTGCCGCCTCCTGCGGCTACTCTGATATTGCAGA tttCCTTTTGCAGCAAGGAGCATCTCTCTCTGCCGTGAACTGTGACGGTGATGTTCCTCTCGACATTGCTTTGGATGAGACCACTGAGTCCCTTCTTCAGGATTACACTCTGAGACAAG GTGTGGACTTGGAGGCAGCTAAGCGGCTGGAGGAAGAACAGATCATGAAAGATGCCAGAACCTGGCTAACTGAGGGCCCACCTGCCGATGTGCGACATCTCAAGACTGGGGCCACCCCGCTGCATGTGGCTGCAGCCAAAGGCTACCTGGAGGCTCTCAA GATACTGTGTCAGTGTGGGCTGGATGTGTCAGCTATGGACTTTGACGGTTGGACACCCCTCCATGCAGCAGCACACTGGGGCCAGGACGAGGCCTGTCGCATTCTGGCTGAACAGCTGTGCAATATGGAAATCCGCAGCAATGCG GGTCAGACGCCATTTGATGTTGCTGATGAAAGTgttgaggagctgctggaggagttACTACAGAAACAAGCCaat TGGCGTAATGAACAGTCCATACTAGATAGGCAAAACCAGCAAGGCTCTGCCACTGCAAATGCACAAAACAGACGGCGGAG GAGCTCAGTGTGCAGGATGAGCAGTAAAGACAAGATGAACGTGCAGGACCAGTCTAAAGAGAGGGGTGTCTCTGGAGACCTGGAGCTTAACgaggagaaagagagcagcCCTG AAAGTTCCACAGTGTCCAGTCCAGACACAGAAAGTGTGACCACATCTACAGTCAGCCCTGCTGATAAG ACACCAGAGGAAAAGGAtgatgaggagaaggagcaggacaAGGCGAACCGTACAGCAAGAGTTCAACCCACACCTCAGACGAGGGACGCTGCCGCTGAGAGTCCCAACACCCCCAACGCTGACAGGCGCAA GTTCCAGGCTCCAGTCAGAGACGAGGAGTCTGAATCTCAGAGGAAAGCTCGCTCTCGACTCATGCGTCAGTCTCGCCGCTCCACACAG GGTGTGACTCTGACAGACCTGAAAGAAGCAGAGAAGACTGTGGCTAAAGCTGCAGATCCAGTGCCTCGTAACATCCAGCCTGTCAGCCCCATCGTCACCATCACTCCTGCTGAAAGAG ACACAGACCCAGTAAAGCAGgtggagacagaaggagagaagcGTCTGGGAGTGAAGgacaggagaagagggaggaaggagaggcgCTCCACTGGCATCGTCCAGCCGGGAGGAGAA aatgaCGATGAGGATGCTCATCTGGATGATACAAACAATTTTACCACTTCCAA TGAGAGTCCACTGGAAGACTTGTCCGCTGACTACAGAACG CTGTACTTTAAGGTACTGCAGGAGAACCTGGCTCTGAAGGAcaagctgcaggagatggaTCTGCTGCTCAGCCAAAACAAAGTGGAGCTGGAGAGACTCCGACAGGTTCGGCAG AGCCAagagagcagcacagacagaccGGCCCTGCTGGAGTTGGAGAGATTT GAGAAGTTGGCCCTCCAGAGGAAagcagtggagctggaggatgaGCTGAAG GTTCTGGGGGACCTCAGAGCAGACAACCAGAGGCTCAAGGACGAGAACGCCGCCCTCATTCGAGTCATCAGCAAACTGTCAAGATGA